One Bombus fervidus isolate BK054 chromosome 2, iyBomFerv1, whole genome shotgun sequence DNA segment encodes these proteins:
- the Src42a gene encoding tyrosine-protein kinase Src42A isoform X3 has translation MGNCFSSPTDTEKEKPDRIGNPNIEAVASQASPVPTPPPDPIRPMPQIPDADVPTAKIFVALYDYDARTDEDLSFRKGEHLEILNDTQGDWWLARSKRTRQEGYIPSNYVAKLKSIEAEPWYFRKIKRIEAEKKLLLPENDHGAFLIRDSESRHNDYSLSVRDGDTVKHYRIRQLDEGGFFIARRTTFRNLQDLVEHYSKDADGLCVNLCKPCVQVEKPVTEGLSHRTRDQWEIDRSSLKFVRKLGQGQFGEVWEGSWNNTTAVAIKTLKPGTMDPKDFLAEAQIMKKLRHAKLIQLYAVCTLEEPIYIITELMRNGSLLEYLQGKGKTLNLQRLIDMAAQIAAGMAYLESQNYIHRDLAARNVLVAELNVVKIADFGLARLIKEDEYEARIGARFPIKWTAPEAANYSKFSIKSDVWSFGILLTELVTYGRIPYPGMTNAEVLHQVEHGYRMPCPPGCPTALYDIMLECWNKDPMKRPTFETLQWKLEDFFTMEGSEYKEASAY, from the exons ATGGGTAATTGTTTCAGCAGTCCAACAgatacagaaaaagaaaagcctGATAGAATAGGCAACCCTAATATAGAGGCAGTTGCATCTCAAGCTAGTCCAGTGCCAACACCACCTCCAGATCCTATTAGGCCTATGCCACAAATCCCAGATGCGGATGTGCCAACAGCAAAAATTTTTGTTGCACTTTATGATTATGATGCACGTACAGATGAAGATTTAAGCTTCAGAAAAGGTGAACATTTAGAAATCTTAAATGATACTCAAGGAGATTGGTGGTTAGCTAGAAGTAAAAGAACTCGACAAGAAGGATATATTCCCAGCAATTATGTTGCAAAGTTAAAATCTATAGAAGCAGAACC ATGGTACTtcagaaaaattaaacgaattgaAGCAGAGAAGAAGTTATTGCTTCCTGAAAATGATCATGGTGCATTTTTAATTAGAGATTCTGAAAGTCGACACAatgattattctctttcgg TACGCGATGGTGATACAGTTAAACACTACCGCATTAGACAACTGGATGAAGGTGGTTTCTTCATTGCTAGAAGAACTACATTCAGGAACCTTCAAGATCTTGTCGAACATTATAGTAAAGATGCTGATGGGCTGTGTGTAAATCTCTGCAAGCCCTGTGTACAG GTTGAGAAACCTGTAACTGAGGGTCTTAGTCATCGTACAAGAGATCAATGGGAGATTGACCGTTCATCTCTCAAATTTGTGAGAAAATTAGGCCAGGGTCAATTTGGAGAAGTGTGGGAAGGATCTTGGAATAATACAACTGCAGTAGCAATAAAGACATTAAAACCAGGAACTATGGATCCTAAAGATTTCTTAGCAGAAGCACAAATTATGAAGAAACTTCGTCATGCAAAGTTAATTCAACTATATGCTGTTTGTACTTTGGAGGAACCTATTTACATCATCACAGAATTGATGAGGAATGGTAGTTTGTTAGAATATTTGCAAG GGAAAGgaaaaacattaaatttacaaCGATTAATTGATATGGCTGCACAAATTGCAGCAGGTATGGCGTATCTTGAGTCACAAAATTATATCCATCGAGATTTAGCTGCTCGAAATGTATTAGTAGCAGAATTAAATGTTGTGAAGATTGCAGATTTTGGTTTAGCTAGGCTTATTAAAGAAGATGAGTATGAAGCCCGAATAGGTGCACGCTTCCCCATTAAATGGACTGCACCTGAGGCTGCAAATTATAGCAAATTCAGTATTAAATCTGATGTGTGGTCATTTGGTATTCTTTTGACTGAATTGGTTACTTATGGTAGAATACCATATCCGG gtATGACAAATGCTGAAGTTCTTCATCAAGTAGAACATGGATACAGAATGCCATGTCCACCTGGTTGTCCAACTGCATTGTATGATATCATGTTAGAGTGTTGGAACAAAGATCCAATGAAGAGGCCAACTTTTGAAACATTGCAATGGAAACTGGAAGATTTCTTCACCATGGAAGGTTCTGAGTATAAGGAAGCATCtgcatattaa
- the Src42a gene encoding tyrosine-protein kinase Src42A isoform X2, protein MHSKTFRNKTFEHFFSRFFSPTDTEKEKPDRIGNPNIEAVASQASPVPTPPPDPIRPMPQIPDADVPTAKIFVALYDYDARTDEDLSFRKGEHLEILNDTQGDWWLARSKRTRQEGYIPSNYVAKLKSIEAEPWYFRKIKRIEAEKKLLLPENDHGAFLIRDSESRHNDYSLSVRDGDTVKHYRIRQLDEGGFFIARRTTFRNLQDLVEHYSKDADGLCVNLCKPCVQVEKPVTEGLSHRTRDQWEIDRSSLKFVRKLGQGQFGEVWEGSWNNTTAVAIKTLKPGTMDPKDFLAEAQIMKKLRHAKLIQLYAVCTLEEPIYIITELMRNGSLLEYLQGKGKTLNLQRLIDMAAQIAAGMAYLESQNYIHRDLAARNVLVAELNVVKIADFGLARLIKEDEYEARIGARFPIKWTAPEAANYSKFSIKSDVWSFGILLTELVTYGRIPYPGMTNAEVLHQVEHGYRMPCPPGCPTALYDIMLECWNKDPMKRPTFETLQWKLEDFFTMEGSEYKEASAY, encoded by the exons TCCAACAgatacagaaaaagaaaagcctGATAGAATAGGCAACCCTAATATAGAGGCAGTTGCATCTCAAGCTAGTCCAGTGCCAACACCACCTCCAGATCCTATTAGGCCTATGCCACAAATCCCAGATGCGGATGTGCCAACAGCAAAAATTTTTGTTGCACTTTATGATTATGATGCACGTACAGATGAAGATTTAAGCTTCAGAAAAGGTGAACATTTAGAAATCTTAAATGATACTCAAGGAGATTGGTGGTTAGCTAGAAGTAAAAGAACTCGACAAGAAGGATATATTCCCAGCAATTATGTTGCAAAGTTAAAATCTATAGAAGCAGAACC ATGGTACTtcagaaaaattaaacgaattgaAGCAGAGAAGAAGTTATTGCTTCCTGAAAATGATCATGGTGCATTTTTAATTAGAGATTCTGAAAGTCGACACAatgattattctctttcgg TACGCGATGGTGATACAGTTAAACACTACCGCATTAGACAACTGGATGAAGGTGGTTTCTTCATTGCTAGAAGAACTACATTCAGGAACCTTCAAGATCTTGTCGAACATTATAGTAAAGATGCTGATGGGCTGTGTGTAAATCTCTGCAAGCCCTGTGTACAG GTTGAGAAACCTGTAACTGAGGGTCTTAGTCATCGTACAAGAGATCAATGGGAGATTGACCGTTCATCTCTCAAATTTGTGAGAAAATTAGGCCAGGGTCAATTTGGAGAAGTGTGGGAAGGATCTTGGAATAATACAACTGCAGTAGCAATAAAGACATTAAAACCAGGAACTATGGATCCTAAAGATTTCTTAGCAGAAGCACAAATTATGAAGAAACTTCGTCATGCAAAGTTAATTCAACTATATGCTGTTTGTACTTTGGAGGAACCTATTTACATCATCACAGAATTGATGAGGAATGGTAGTTTGTTAGAATATTTGCAAG GGAAAGgaaaaacattaaatttacaaCGATTAATTGATATGGCTGCACAAATTGCAGCAGGTATGGCGTATCTTGAGTCACAAAATTATATCCATCGAGATTTAGCTGCTCGAAATGTATTAGTAGCAGAATTAAATGTTGTGAAGATTGCAGATTTTGGTTTAGCTAGGCTTATTAAAGAAGATGAGTATGAAGCCCGAATAGGTGCACGCTTCCCCATTAAATGGACTGCACCTGAGGCTGCAAATTATAGCAAATTCAGTATTAAATCTGATGTGTGGTCATTTGGTATTCTTTTGACTGAATTGGTTACTTATGGTAGAATACCATATCCGG gtATGACAAATGCTGAAGTTCTTCATCAAGTAGAACATGGATACAGAATGCCATGTCCACCTGGTTGTCCAACTGCATTGTATGATATCATGTTAGAGTGTTGGAACAAAGATCCAATGAAGAGGCCAACTTTTGAAACATTGCAATGGAAACTGGAAGATTTCTTCACCATGGAAGGTTCTGAGTATAAGGAAGCATCtgcatattaa
- the Src42a gene encoding tyrosine-protein kinase Src42A isoform X1: MHSKTFRNKTFEHFFSRFFSSPTDTEKEKPDRIGNPNIEAVASQASPVPTPPPDPIRPMPQIPDADVPTAKIFVALYDYDARTDEDLSFRKGEHLEILNDTQGDWWLARSKRTRQEGYIPSNYVAKLKSIEAEPWYFRKIKRIEAEKKLLLPENDHGAFLIRDSESRHNDYSLSVRDGDTVKHYRIRQLDEGGFFIARRTTFRNLQDLVEHYSKDADGLCVNLCKPCVQVEKPVTEGLSHRTRDQWEIDRSSLKFVRKLGQGQFGEVWEGSWNNTTAVAIKTLKPGTMDPKDFLAEAQIMKKLRHAKLIQLYAVCTLEEPIYIITELMRNGSLLEYLQGKGKTLNLQRLIDMAAQIAAGMAYLESQNYIHRDLAARNVLVAELNVVKIADFGLARLIKEDEYEARIGARFPIKWTAPEAANYSKFSIKSDVWSFGILLTELVTYGRIPYPGMTNAEVLHQVEHGYRMPCPPGCPTALYDIMLECWNKDPMKRPTFETLQWKLEDFFTMEGSEYKEASAY, from the exons CAGTCCAACAgatacagaaaaagaaaagcctGATAGAATAGGCAACCCTAATATAGAGGCAGTTGCATCTCAAGCTAGTCCAGTGCCAACACCACCTCCAGATCCTATTAGGCCTATGCCACAAATCCCAGATGCGGATGTGCCAACAGCAAAAATTTTTGTTGCACTTTATGATTATGATGCACGTACAGATGAAGATTTAAGCTTCAGAAAAGGTGAACATTTAGAAATCTTAAATGATACTCAAGGAGATTGGTGGTTAGCTAGAAGTAAAAGAACTCGACAAGAAGGATATATTCCCAGCAATTATGTTGCAAAGTTAAAATCTATAGAAGCAGAACC ATGGTACTtcagaaaaattaaacgaattgaAGCAGAGAAGAAGTTATTGCTTCCTGAAAATGATCATGGTGCATTTTTAATTAGAGATTCTGAAAGTCGACACAatgattattctctttcgg TACGCGATGGTGATACAGTTAAACACTACCGCATTAGACAACTGGATGAAGGTGGTTTCTTCATTGCTAGAAGAACTACATTCAGGAACCTTCAAGATCTTGTCGAACATTATAGTAAAGATGCTGATGGGCTGTGTGTAAATCTCTGCAAGCCCTGTGTACAG GTTGAGAAACCTGTAACTGAGGGTCTTAGTCATCGTACAAGAGATCAATGGGAGATTGACCGTTCATCTCTCAAATTTGTGAGAAAATTAGGCCAGGGTCAATTTGGAGAAGTGTGGGAAGGATCTTGGAATAATACAACTGCAGTAGCAATAAAGACATTAAAACCAGGAACTATGGATCCTAAAGATTTCTTAGCAGAAGCACAAATTATGAAGAAACTTCGTCATGCAAAGTTAATTCAACTATATGCTGTTTGTACTTTGGAGGAACCTATTTACATCATCACAGAATTGATGAGGAATGGTAGTTTGTTAGAATATTTGCAAG GGAAAGgaaaaacattaaatttacaaCGATTAATTGATATGGCTGCACAAATTGCAGCAGGTATGGCGTATCTTGAGTCACAAAATTATATCCATCGAGATTTAGCTGCTCGAAATGTATTAGTAGCAGAATTAAATGTTGTGAAGATTGCAGATTTTGGTTTAGCTAGGCTTATTAAAGAAGATGAGTATGAAGCCCGAATAGGTGCACGCTTCCCCATTAAATGGACTGCACCTGAGGCTGCAAATTATAGCAAATTCAGTATTAAATCTGATGTGTGGTCATTTGGTATTCTTTTGACTGAATTGGTTACTTATGGTAGAATACCATATCCGG gtATGACAAATGCTGAAGTTCTTCATCAAGTAGAACATGGATACAGAATGCCATGTCCACCTGGTTGTCCAACTGCATTGTATGATATCATGTTAGAGTGTTGGAACAAAGATCCAATGAAGAGGCCAACTTTTGAAACATTGCAATGGAAACTGGAAGATTTCTTCACCATGGAAGGTTCTGAGTATAAGGAAGCATCtgcatattaa